One region of Juglans microcarpa x Juglans regia isolate MS1-56 chromosome 7S, Jm3101_v1.0, whole genome shotgun sequence genomic DNA includes:
- the LOC121240257 gene encoding LOW QUALITY PROTEIN: pectinesterase 2-like (The sequence of the model RefSeq protein was modified relative to this genomic sequence to represent the inferred CDS: inserted 1 base in 1 codon): MMALRKLLTLLFVPLLFLSTTIFGYSSEDVKKWCSQXPNPKPCEHFLSHNPNHTPITKKSDFLEISKQLALERATKAHTKLISLGTKCRNAHEKTAWADCLELYENTIIRLNKTANPSSKCTQTDAQTWLSTALTNLETCRAGFIELGVYDYILPLMSNNVSKLISNSLSTNRAPYSEQSYKDGFPTWVKGGDRKLLQSSSPASQANIVVAKDGSGDYTTIKNAISAASKRSGSGRYVIYVKQGTYNENVEIKSKNIMLVGDGIGKTIVTGSKSVGGGSTTFNSATVAVVGDGFIGRDITIRNTAGAANHQAVALRSGSDLSVFYKCSFEGYQDTLYVHSNRQFYRECDIYGTVDFIFGNSAVVLQKCNIYGRYPPNKTITVTAQGRTDPNQNTGISIHDSRVTAASDLKSSQSSVKVYLGRPWKEYSRTVFMKTYLDSFINPAGWMEWSGDFALKTLYYGEYANTGPGSSTANRVKWTGYHVITSASTASQFTVANFIAGGSWLPATNVPYTAGL; encoded by the exons ATGATGGCACTTCGAAAACTCTTAACGCTTTTATTTGTGcctcttttatttctctctacAACCATTTTTGGCTACTCTTCAGAAGATGTGAAGAAATGGTGTAGCC ACCCGAACCCTAAGCCATGCGAGCATTTCTTGAGCCATAACCCCAACCACACCCCCATCACCAAAAAGTCAGATTTTCTCGAGATTTCAAAGCAACTTGCCCTTGAACGTGCCACCAAAGCTCACACCAAATTGATTTCTCTAGGCACCAAGTGCCGGAACGCTCATGAAAAGACTGCATGGGCGGATTGCCTCGAGCTCTACGAGAACACCATCATCCGGCTCAACAAAACAGCCAACCCTAGCTCAAAATGCACCCAAACCGATGCTCAAACATGGCTCAGCACGGCTCTAACCAACCTCGAGACGTGCCGAGCCGGGTTCATCGAGCTCGGGGTCTACGACTATATCTTGCCCCTGATGTCAAACAACGTTTCGAAGTTAATCAGCAACAGTTTGTCTACGAACCGTGCTCCATATTCTGAACAAAGCTACAAAGATGGGTTCCCGACTTGGGTCAAGGGCGGGGACCGGAAACTCCTGCAGTCTTCTTCTCCGGCTTCCCAGGCCAATATCGTGGTGGCCAAAGATGGATCAGGAGATTATACAACGATAAAGAATGCGATCAGCGCAGCGTCAAAGCGATCGGGAAGTGGCAGGTATGTAATATACGTGAAACAGGGGACGTACAATGAAAACGTGGAGATAAAGTCTAAGAACATCATGTTGGTGGGAGATGGCATAGGAAAAACGATAGTCACAGGGAGTAAAAGTGTTGGAGGAGGTTCTACGACCTTCAATTCAGCAACTGTTG CTGTCGTGGGAGATGGATTCATCGGCCGAGACATCACAATCCGGAATACAGCCGGAGCAGCAAATCACCAGGCTGTGGCCCTGCGTTCAGGGTCGGATCTCTCCGTATTTTACAAGTGCAGCTTTGAAGGATACCAAGACACTCTTTATGTCCATTCCAACAGGCAATTTTACAGGGAATGTGACATTTATGGGACAGTAGACTTTATCTTCGGAAATTCCGCTGTTGTTCTACAAAAATGTAACATCTATGGACGCTACCCACCTAACAAGACCATCACTGTCACTGCCCAAGGAAGAACTGACCCTAATCAAAACACTGGGATTTCCATCCACGATAGCAGAGTCACAGCAGCTTCTGATTTAAAGTCTTCCCAAAGCTCGGTCAAGGTGTATCTAGGGAGGCCATGGAAGGAGTACTCACGCACAGTGTTCATGAAAACCTATCTAGATAGCTTCATTAACCCTGCTGGGTGGATGGAGTGGAGCGGTGATTTTGCCCTAAAAACATTGTATTATGGGGAATATGCCAACACAGGGCCTGGCTCATCCACCGCCAATAGGGTCAAGTGGACTGGCTACCATGTCATTACTAGTGCATCCACGGCTTCTCAATTTACCGTAGCAAACTTCATCGCCGGCGGTTCCTGGTTGCCGGCCACCAACGTTCCTTACACAGCTGGTCTCTAG
- the LOC121241448 gene encoding LOW QUALITY PROTEIN: probable pectinesterase/pectinesterase inhibitor 36 (The sequence of the model RefSeq protein was modified relative to this genomic sequence to represent the inferred CDS: deleted 3 bases in 2 codons) → MSRARGTTCAMATTFLLLILAMAATISCLQLELEALLQMAQTQVLQSKNFWVQASLGRVLHGSKVPSWKNHARGGSFSDCARLYDESESLLARLLSDMMKSHYTDDDARTWLSGVLANHRSCLDGLDHHEKGFVDQDHHVVAENLTTLLSEALAKLYVSDGSTGRTCTGGNPSGKKSSQNGGILTSWNPSTSSANFIVAKDGSGTHRTINAAVVALSRMGRKPPERVIISVKSGVYNEKVEIGWNMKNVMLVGDGIDKTIVTGNRNVLDGSTTLNSATFGVSGDGFWARDITFENTAGPYKHQAVALRVSSDRAVFYRCSFRGYQDTLCVHSLRKFYRDCHIYGTIDFIFGDAPAVFQNCDIFVRRPMRHQANMITAQGRVNPNENTGIAIQGCRIRSASDLSAVKNTYRTFLGRPWKKYSTTVFMKTNLDGLIDPEGWTEWSGNFALSTLFYGEYMNTGIGASTQRRVKWPGFHVLKSPREASPFAASTFIQAESWIPVTGVPIWLGIEGVLSTSHNILSILFSTRSICI, encoded by the exons ATGTCCAGGGCCAGGGGTACTACTTGTGCCATGGCCACCACCTTTCTTCTCCTAATTCTAGCCATGGCCGCCACCATCTCTTGCCTCCAATTAGAACTGGAGGCACTGTTGCAAATGGCTCAAACCCAGGTTCTGCAATCTAAGAATTTTTGGGTCCAGGCCTCTCTCGGACGAGTTCTGCATGGGTCAAAAGTTCCCAGTTGGAAAAACCATGCAAGGGGTGGGTCTTTTAGTGACTGTGCTAGGCTCTATGATGAGAGCGAGTCCCTGCTTGCTCGCTTGCTCTCTGAT ATGATGAAGAGTCATTACACAGACGATGATGCTCGCACTTGGCTAAGTGGCGTGCTGGCAAACCATAGGAGTTGCTTGGATGGATTGGATCACCATGAGAAGGGTTTTGTTGATCAGGACCATCATGTGGTGGCAGAAAATCTGACCACGTTACTAAGTGAAGCTCTTGCTAAATTGTATGTGAGTGATGGTAGTACGGGTAGGACATGTACAGGTG GAAACCCGAGTGGCAAAAAATCTTCTCAAAATGGGGGCATTTTAACATCATGGAATCCGTCAACTTCCAGTGCCAACTTCATAGTGGCAAAGGATGGTTCTGGCACTCACAGGACAATCAATGCAGCAGTTGTTGCACTTTCTAGAATGGGTCGCAAGCCACCTGAACGAGTAATAATCTCCGTGAAATCAGGGGTCTACAATGAGAAAGTGGAGATCGGATGGAACATGAAGAATGTCATGTTGGTTGGTGATGGCATCGACAAAACAATTGTCACCGGTAACAGAAACGTCCTAGACGGTTCTACCACTTTGAACTCGGCCACATTTG GTGTATCCGGGGATGGTTTCTGGGCAAGGGATATCACATTTGAGAACACAGCTGGACCCTACAAACACCAAGCTGTGGCACTAAGGGTAAGCTCGGACCGCGCTGTGTTTTATCGATGCAGTTTCAGAGGCTACCAAGACACTCTCTGTGTGCACTCTTTAAGGAAATTTTATCGTGACTGCCACATCTATGGCACTATTGATTTC ATCTTTGGTGATGCCCCGGCGGTGTTCCAAAACTGTGACATTTTTGTAAGGAGGCCAATGCGCCACCAAGCCAACATGATAACAGCACAAGGTAGAGTTAATCCAAATGAGAATACAGGAATTGCCATTCAAGGTTGTAGGATTAGGTCAGCAAGTGATCTCAGTGCAGTAAAAAACACATATAGAACTTTCTTGGGTAGGCCATGGAAAAAGTATTCCACGACTGTGTTTATGAAGACTAACCTAGATGGTTTAATTGATCCAGAAGGGTGGACGGAATGGAGTGGAAACTTTGCACTTTCTACACTGTTTTATGGGGAGTATATGAATACAGGTATTGGTGCATCTACTCAAAGAAGGGTGAAATGGCCTGGTTTTCATGTGCTTAAAAGTCCCCGGGAGGCTAGTCCTTTTGCAGCTAGTACATTTATCCAGGCAGAGTCATGGATTCCAGTGACGGGAGTGCCAATTTGGCTTGGAATTGAAGGGGTTCTTTCCACCTCACATAATATACTTTCcatcttattttccacaagatcGATCTGTATTTAA